Proteins encoded together in one Atribacterota bacterium window:
- the cysS gene encoding cysteine--tRNA ligase encodes MRLFNTLTQKKETFLPHEGNTVRFYVCGPTVYDLIHIGNARVFVLFDALRRFLERAGFQVILVQNFTDVDDKIIRKAQEEKKFPLEIAEYYIQEYFRDADRLKIRRASFHPRATEHIQDIIALVRILEDRGFTYRIGGDVLFDVSRFPSYGKLSRKRLDELQEGARVEVRYEKRNPADFVLWKEAKPGEPFWESPWGKGRPGWHIECSAMAMKYLGTTLDIHAGGIDLIFPHHENEIAQSEAATGYPFVRFFLHNGYVNINQEKMSKSLGNIITVRKLCEKYEPEAIRVALFSTHYRNPINVDEELLLSSRQYVERIKNFLRALSFIEGKTREKPERLGENNPEILERLRGFEVLFWQSLADDFNTPQALGTFSEFLRFSNGYLLPSQGKWSEEALRAIRQFLALVADILGIVPEEEWWEKEQWIEHLVLEREKARWEKNWQRADELREEMKRAGYVIEDTPLGTRWYREEGNGS; translated from the coding sequence ATTCGGCTTTTTAATACTTTGACTCAAAAAAAAGAAACGTTCCTTCCCCATGAGGGAAACACGGTGCGTTTCTACGTGTGTGGTCCAACAGTATATGATTTGATTCATATTGGCAATGCCAGAGTTTTTGTCCTTTTCGACGCCTTGCGGCGTTTTCTGGAAAGAGCTGGTTTTCAAGTCATTCTAGTGCAGAATTTCACCGATGTGGACGACAAAATCATCAGAAAAGCTCAAGAGGAGAAAAAATTCCCCTTGGAGATTGCCGAGTACTATATCCAAGAGTACTTCCGTGACGCGGACCGGTTGAAAATTCGCAGAGCTTCTTTTCATCCCCGGGCTACCGAACATATCCAAGATATTATTGCTCTGGTGAGAATCCTGGAAGACAGAGGTTTTACCTATCGAATTGGTGGTGATGTGCTCTTTGATGTTTCTCGCTTTCCTTCCTATGGGAAACTTTCCCGTAAAAGACTTGATGAACTTCAGGAAGGGGCGCGAGTAGAAGTCCGTTATGAAAAAAGGAATCCAGCTGATTTTGTGCTCTGGAAAGAGGCCAAGCCTGGTGAACCATTCTGGGAGAGCCCCTGGGGAAAAGGGAGACCGGGATGGCATATTGAATGTTCGGCAATGGCCATGAAGTATCTGGGGACGACGCTTGATATCCATGCAGGAGGGATTGATCTCATTTTCCCGCACCATGAAAATGAAATTGCTCAGAGTGAAGCAGCGACCGGTTACCCTTTTGTCCGTTTTTTCCTGCACAATGGATATGTAAACATTAACCAGGAGAAAATGTCAAAATCTCTGGGAAATATCATCACTGTTCGAAAGCTGTGTGAGAAGTATGAACCCGAAGCGATACGGGTTGCCCTTTTCTCGACCCACTATCGAAATCCTATCAATGTTGATGAAGAACTCCTCCTTTCTTCTCGGCAATACGTGGAGCGGATCAAAAACTTTTTACGCGCCCTTTCTTTTATTGAGGGAAAAACCAGGGAAAAACCGGAAAGATTGGGGGAGAATAATCCTGAAATTCTGGAACGTTTGAGAGGATTTGAGGTGCTTTTTTGGCAATCGCTGGCCGATGACTTCAATACTCCTCAAGCTCTGGGAACCTTCAGCGAGTTTCTTCGTTTTTCTAATGGGTATCTTTTGCCTTCCCAGGGAAAATGGAGCGAAGAAGCGTTACGAGCTATACGGCAGTTTCTTGCTTTGGTTGCAGATATCCTGGGCATTGTTCCTGAGGAAGAATGGTGGGAAAAAGAGCAGTGGATTGAGCATCTGGTGTTGGAGCGCGAAAAGGCGCGGTGGGAGAAGAACTGGCAGCGAGCGGATGAATTGCGGGAAGAGATGAAGCGAGCTGGGTATGTCATCGAGGATACCCCCTTGGGAACACGCTGGTATCGGGAAGAGGGGAATGGGAGTTGA
- the rlmB gene encoding 23S rRNA (guanosine(2251)-2'-O)-methyltransferase RlmB, whose protein sequence is MKDLIYGRQPVLEALRAQKRVFERLILRQGVRGEAINKILRMAQKLRIPVEWRSVEHFREMVGEVAHQGVMLVATSRGSYSWQEFLEKVAGDPQAVVGFVDRVEDPRNLGAIIRTASFFGLPGLIVSRARTTPLDSRTVKASCGGIEFLDLFQVNNFVNVLRTFKERGFFLVGMKEGASVRIWDIDFKSIPIGIIVGGEDQGVRKLVRAECDFLVKIPATGNISSLNVSVAFGVGVYEVIRQKRSVGSVEKG, encoded by the coding sequence TTGAAGGATCTGATTTACGGCCGTCAGCCGGTTTTGGAAGCACTGCGAGCTCAGAAACGGGTTTTCGAACGATTGATTCTTCGCCAGGGTGTTCGAGGAGAGGCTATCAATAAGATCCTCAGGATGGCCCAAAAACTCCGTATTCCGGTAGAATGGAGAAGTGTGGAGCATTTTCGAGAAATGGTAGGGGAGGTGGCCCATCAAGGAGTAATGCTTGTTGCCACGTCTCGAGGCTCCTATTCCTGGCAAGAATTCTTGGAGAAAGTGGCAGGCGATCCTCAGGCGGTGGTGGGTTTTGTCGATCGGGTCGAGGATCCTCGTAATCTGGGAGCGATTATTCGGACGGCGTCATTTTTTGGTTTACCAGGACTGATAGTGAGTAGAGCCAGAACTACCCCCCTTGATTCCCGAACGGTCAAGGCCTCCTGTGGGGGAATAGAGTTCCTGGATCTCTTTCAGGTGAATAATTTCGTGAATGTGCTCCGGACTTTTAAGGAGCGGGGCTTTTTTCTGGTTGGCATGAAAGAAGGTGCTTCTGTGCGCATTTGGGACATCGATTTCAAAAGTATTCCGATAGGGATTATTGTAGGTGGTGAGGATCAGGGGGTGAGAAAACTCGTCCGCGCAGAATGCGATTTTTTGGTGAAGATTCCAGCGACCGGGAATATTTCCTCGTTGAACGTTTCGGTTGCGTTTGGGGTTGGGGTATATGAGGTTATTCGGCAGAAAAGGAGCGTTGGAAGTGTTGAGAAAGGATGA